A DNA window from Theobroma cacao cultivar B97-61/B2 chromosome 5, Criollo_cocoa_genome_V2, whole genome shotgun sequence contains the following coding sequences:
- the LOC18598042 gene encoding uncharacterized protein LOC18598042, which produces MVCIACLLPLFLVPIVNILPLLFHYIMGKIYKLFGWEYRKPERAPPACPYKPAAKMENVRKVGPETVPGSIPESSSKPVEVTDGKQD; this is translated from the exons atG GTTTGCATCGCTTGTCTATTGCCACTCTTCCTCGTCCCGATCGTGAATATTTTGCCTCTCCTTTTCCATTAcataatg GGTAAAATTTACAAGCTTTTTGGATGGGAATACCGGAAACCGGAGAGGGCACCTCCGGCGTGTCCGTATAAACCGGCTGCAAAGATGGAAAACGTTAGAAAA GTTGGGCCAGAAACTGTACCTGGTAGTATACCCGAGTCTAGTTCGAAACCAGTGGAAGTGACAGATGGCAAGCAGGACTGA